In Lacrimispora indolis DSM 755, a genomic segment contains:
- a CDS encoding SGNH/GDSL hydrolase family protein, with protein sequence MKKLVIYGDSISTVNHGQGGYEALIKEALCVAEICNFSVGSSGLTKATPGNMLEVLEQHPIPKDAELFLVWHGSNDWYWGSSLEEFSAAVRIASDKLRAAAPAALLAWVTPIYRFQRPDGVTQEGEAYDLPNKKGYMMLDYYEELERSSKKLGFLLIDMRRLCGIHRNNAELYLEDRVHPNHEGYVRIAAVMSNEIRRILL encoded by the coding sequence ATGAAAAAGCTGGTAATATACGGCGACAGTATTTCAACGGTTAACCACGGCCAGGGCGGCTATGAGGCGTTGATTAAGGAAGCTCTCTGTGTGGCAGAGATCTGCAATTTTTCGGTTGGTTCCAGCGGTTTGACAAAAGCCACACCAGGGAACATGCTGGAAGTCCTGGAACAACATCCGATTCCAAAAGACGCAGAACTGTTTTTGGTCTGGCATGGAAGCAATGACTGGTATTGGGGGAGTTCCCTGGAGGAATTTTCTGCAGCTGTCCGGATTGCATCTGATAAGCTGCGAGCCGCAGCACCGGCGGCTCTGCTGGCCTGGGTAACCCCCATATACCGTTTTCAGCGGCCGGACGGTGTGACGCAGGAAGGGGAGGCGTATGATCTTCCCAATAAAAAAGGATACATGATGCTGGACTATTATGAGGAGCTGGAGCGTTCCAGCAAAAAACTGGGATTTTTACTGATAGATATGCGCCGGCTTTGCGGAATTCACCGCAATAACGCGGAGTTGTATCTGGAGGACCGGGTTCACCCCAATCACGAGGGATATGTGAGAATAGCGGCGGTAATGAGCAATGAGATCAGGAGGATTCTGTTATGA
- a CDS encoding sugar phosphorylase, which translates to MDSIKEHLQHLYPDCHEELAERIHGLIETWKPKIKESYPWVDKGDIMLITYGDGIKRKGEAPLATLRAFLKEELARTVSAVHLLPMFPYTSDDGFSVVDFREINRELGDWSHIEKLRESYDMMYDAVINHVSKSSKYFKEYAAGNPKYRNFFIEADPAGDYSSVIRPRALPLLTEFETGSGKRYLWTTFSEDQLDLNYKDPEVVLEVLDILLLYAAKGARFIRFDAIGFAWKELGTTCMHLPQTHELIKLMRCVLEACVSGCTIITETNVPHRENISYFGNGYDEAGLVYQFPLPPLTLYSYLSGTAVYLSDWAAGLEPTTEATTYFNFLASHDGIGMRPVEDILSERERRFMVEQVLARGGEVGYRSLSDGSQVPYELNINYLDAVAGNETDPVLMVRKFLGSQCILLSLMGMPAIYYHSLLGSRNCYKDYQESGIKRRINREKLDADRLREELSHPDSIRSRVLSGYRKMLAVRKQEEAFAPNNLQQVRRLHDKVFAVVRGAAGNQILAIVNVSGDQVEVKTGLDGTDLLSGKIMKQNVSLEPYEYLWFKING; encoded by the coding sequence ATGGACAGCATAAAAGAACATTTACAACATTTATATCCGGATTGCCACGAGGAACTGGCAGAACGGATCCATGGATTGATAGAAACCTGGAAACCGAAGATCAAGGAGTCATATCCCTGGGTAGACAAAGGCGATATCATGTTGATTACATACGGCGACGGGATTAAGCGGAAGGGGGAAGCACCTCTGGCCACTCTGCGGGCATTTCTGAAGGAAGAGCTTGCCCGTACGGTTTCTGCAGTTCATTTACTGCCGATGTTTCCCTATACTTCAGATGACGGCTTTTCTGTTGTGGATTTCAGGGAGATCAACCGGGAACTGGGAGACTGGTCTCATATCGAAAAGCTTCGTGAATCCTATGACATGATGTACGACGCGGTCATCAATCATGTGTCAAAGTCCAGTAAGTATTTTAAAGAATATGCGGCGGGTAACCCTAAATACAGAAATTTCTTTATTGAGGCGGATCCGGCAGGGGATTACAGCTCGGTCATCCGGCCGCGGGCACTGCCGCTCCTGACAGAATTCGAGACCGGTTCGGGCAAAAGATATCTCTGGACCACCTTCAGCGAGGATCAGCTGGATTTGAATTATAAGGATCCTGAGGTGGTGTTGGAAGTTCTGGACATTCTCCTGCTTTATGCGGCAAAGGGAGCCAGGTTTATCCGCTTCGATGCCATCGGATTTGCGTGGAAGGAGCTGGGGACAACCTGTATGCATCTGCCCCAGACCCATGAGCTGATAAAACTCATGAGGTGCGTGCTGGAGGCTTGTGTCAGCGGCTGTACTATCATTACGGAGACGAATGTACCACATAGAGAAAACATCAGTTATTTTGGCAACGGCTACGATGAAGCCGGTCTGGTCTATCAGTTTCCGCTGCCGCCTCTGACGCTCTATTCTTACTTAAGCGGAACAGCCGTCTATCTGTCGGACTGGGCGGCCGGTCTGGAACCGACTACCGAAGCAACGACATACTTTAATTTCCTGGCCTCCCATGACGGCATCGGGATGCGGCCGGTGGAGGATATCCTCAGTGAGAGAGAACGCCGGTTCATGGTTGAGCAGGTGCTGGCCCGGGGAGGTGAAGTGGGATACCGATCGCTGTCCGACGGAAGCCAGGTCCCCTATGAATTGAATATCAATTACTTAGATGCGGTTGCCGGAAATGAGACGGATCCCGTTCTGATGGTCCGGAAATTCCTGGGCTCCCAGTGCATCCTGCTGTCTTTGATGGGGATGCCGGCGATCTATTACCACAGTCTTTTAGGTTCCAGGAACTGTTATAAAGATTATCAGGAGTCGGGCATCAAACGGCGTATCAATCGTGAAAAGCTGGATGCAGACCGGCTGAGGGAAGAACTTTCCCACCCGGATTCCATAAGAAGCAGAGTGCTTTCCGGTTACCGGAAGATGCTGGCTGTAAGAAAACAGGAGGAGGCCTTTGCGCCGAACAATTTACAGCAGGTCCGCCGGCTGCATGACAAGGTCTTTGCCGTGGTGAGAGGAGCAGCGGGGAACCAGATATTGGCGATTGTCAACGTATCCGGGGATCAGGTGGAAGTAAAAACCGGACTGGACGGAACCGATCTGCTTTCCGGTAAAATCATGAAACAGAATGTTTCATTGGAACCATATGAATATCTGTGGTTCAAAATAAACGGCTGA
- a CDS encoding extracellular solute-binding protein, producing the protein MPTIKDIAAKAGVSHGTVSNVLNKRGNVSAEKIQLVERIANEMGYKMNVQAQQLRAGMARRVCIIVPKITLKCYNDLYFGLEQYLRDHDFSIELICTNNLECGEERAVKKALSLNPMAVVVVSSLLKNRGLYTSEANFFFVERKVKGMPEGAVYVSFAFDKAGQDIAMRCIADGHRNVALFCENSIYSNSKSFINGAVDVFEDNNCYYKIFPSDDSKWFNKAFDILNSQEEFDAVIAMSREDADYVKAAHQYNPDKKMPVIYALTSKSIGIDPEVCKYELNYKLLGRIIAKRIVGISEEERELSQPEKAKEQGKSRMEQVLVENDGFYQEAPFCSKDSSLCFLTIQNPTSKAIKMLLPSFTKETGIKVNMIEVSYDEHYKMSRACSQSNPYDLIRIDMAWMTELGDKIYRPLDDARPVVRWLREQILPTLSDNYSIVNGIRYAFPLDACVQMLFYRKDLFEDELIKREFFETYKRRLEIPKTFKEYNEVARFFTKKENPASRTRYGASATYGRTFLAACDFLPRFREFKKDIFDADGHVNIMIPEMKQAILNYLDTCRYTSNDIYQWWQEPTRQFSEGSTAMHIVFSNYASEMIHNLDSKVVGRIAYGTVPGGQPLSGGGSVGVSKFSNKYEECMMFLKWLYRKDIAETITYLGGYVCNHEISRNMDILELYPWLEDMEKSFEPGWRISHHDKNHVFNEFLFEDILGKAVRSIASGIEEADIALEKAQAECSKTFNPVPNVLK; encoded by the coding sequence ATGCCTACGATCAAGGATATAGCTGCAAAAGCCGGTGTCTCCCATGGCACCGTTTCCAATGTGCTGAACAAGAGAGGAAACGTTAGTGCTGAAAAAATTCAATTAGTGGAACGGATAGCCAATGAGATGGGGTATAAGATGAACGTCCAGGCACAGCAGCTGCGTGCCGGTATGGCGCGCAGAGTCTGCATCATTGTACCTAAAATCACTTTGAAGTGCTATAATGACTTATATTTTGGTTTAGAACAGTATTTACGGGATCATGATTTCAGCATAGAATTAATTTGTACCAATAATCTGGAATGCGGTGAGGAACGGGCAGTAAAAAAGGCTCTTTCTTTAAATCCCATGGCTGTGGTGGTGGTCAGTTCCCTGTTAAAGAACCGGGGGCTGTATACGTCAGAAGCAAATTTTTTCTTTGTGGAACGGAAGGTAAAGGGAATGCCGGAAGGTGCTGTTTACGTTTCGTTTGCATTTGATAAGGCAGGACAAGATATTGCCATGAGGTGCATTGCAGACGGTCATAGAAATGTGGCATTATTCTGTGAAAACAGTATTTATTCCAACAGCAAGAGTTTTATAAACGGAGCGGTGGATGTATTTGAGGATAACAACTGCTATTATAAAATATTTCCAAGTGATGACAGCAAATGGTTTAATAAGGCGTTTGACATTTTAAACTCCCAGGAGGAATTTGATGCGGTCATTGCAATGAGCCGGGAAGATGCGGATTATGTAAAGGCAGCCCACCAATATAATCCGGATAAAAAGATGCCGGTTATTTATGCTCTCACAAGTAAAAGCATTGGCATTGATCCTGAAGTGTGCAAATATGAGTTGAATTATAAGCTGCTGGGAAGGATTATTGCGAAACGAATTGTTGGAATCAGCGAAGAAGAACGGGAATTAAGTCAGCCTGAAAAGGCAAAGGAGCAAGGGAAGAGCCGGATGGAACAGGTTCTTGTGGAAAATGACGGGTTTTATCAGGAGGCTCCTTTTTGCAGTAAGGACAGTTCCCTCTGTTTTCTGACTATCCAGAATCCCACCAGTAAAGCCATTAAGATGCTTCTTCCTTCCTTTACCAAGGAAACTGGAATTAAAGTAAATATGATAGAGGTTTCTTATGATGAACATTATAAGATGTCCCGTGCATGCAGTCAGAGCAATCCTTACGATTTGATTCGGATTGATATGGCGTGGATGACAGAATTGGGAGATAAGATATACCGTCCTTTGGATGATGCCAGACCGGTGGTAAGATGGCTGAGAGAGCAGATTTTGCCTACATTATCTGATAATTATTCCATAGTAAATGGTATTCGGTATGCGTTTCCGCTGGACGCCTGTGTGCAGATGTTGTTTTACCGGAAAGATTTGTTTGAGGATGAGCTGATTAAACGGGAGTTTTTTGAAACGTATAAAAGGCGTCTGGAGATTCCCAAGACCTTTAAAGAGTATAATGAAGTGGCAAGATTTTTTACGAAAAAGGAAAATCCGGCTTCCAGAACCAGATATGGAGCGTCAGCTACTTATGGTCGGACGTTTCTTGCTGCCTGTGATTTCCTGCCAAGGTTTAGGGAATTTAAGAAGGATATCTTTGATGCAGACGGGCATGTGAATATCATGATTCCTGAAATGAAGCAGGCGATATTAAATTACCTGGACACCTGCCGCTATACCAGCAATGACATTTACCAGTGGTGGCAGGAACCAACGCGGCAATTTTCAGAAGGAAGCACTGCCATGCACATTGTATTTTCCAATTATGCTTCTGAGATGATTCACAATTTGGATTCCAAGGTAGTGGGAAGAATTGCCTATGGGACGGTCCCTGGCGGACAGCCTCTGTCAGGAGGCGGTTCTGTCGGTGTTTCTAAATTCAGTAATAAGTATGAAGAGTGCATGATGTTCTTAAAGTGGCTGTACCGAAAAGACATTGCCGAAACCATTACCTATCTTGGCGGTTATGTATGTAATCATGAAATCAGCAGGAATATGGACATACTGGAGCTTTATCCCTGGCTGGAGGATATGGAGAAATCCTTTGAACCTGGCTGGAGAATATCCCATCACGACAAAAACCATGTTTTTAATGAATTCCTGTTTGAAGATATTCTGGGAAAAGCGGTCCGTTCTATTGCTTCGGGCATTGAGGAAGCAGATATTGCCCTGGAAAAAGCACAGGCAGAATGCAGCAAAACTTTTAACCCTGTACCAAACGTTCTTAAATAA
- a CDS encoding right-handed parallel beta-helix repeat-containing protein: MKQDCVRADDFIADKRHAVRGLREAVRCAVKTGCLCVCLGRGTYILDEYETIETNSIAHDDGCGDIREKDCFLFLSGIQGLTIRGTCTKAGEPATVLAGLHEQDPQILMPAILWAESCSSLKLENIAVTRIPETASAGVVKRVSKDEVEVEVFPDLPCEDGMVPYCMNRFDTGGNDRGNRKECRLMGESLTYGFGYDRRFIKTGERTMCLPDAKIAGKVKVGEGLSWHQSGRTDFQLFFGGCDGLSLSNMRIYNTNGFAILTENCRNITARRLVIKPAGDQFFTGPRDGWKIYRCGGAILLDRCHVEGVRMDGQNVHSNFLIVERRIGRRELICTCKYAPVPLRLPSAIGIYDGISMSEFQLESWEFAGGFKERSVQPEEKTAGAAVAGTVNQITRYRLVVKEDLPDSAAAGSLVHALCWEPDSYECRDSVFKNIAGAGHLLRCRNVTIRGCRYENLMNAGILIGAEFSTHCEGGHGENITIQDCSFINCGFKPRYGSYGMGGIAVKSQGFSGPYNRNIIISGCRFEACRQGIELCDAGQVVMSDLCFVDVQQPLRIEGKTTEKVEADNILDSSQIEVKYL; this comes from the coding sequence ATGAAACAGGATTGTGTCCGGGCGGATGACTTTATTGCGGATAAGCGGCATGCCGTCCGGGGGTTAAGAGAGGCTGTCAGATGTGCTGTGAAAACAGGCTGCTTATGTGTCTGCCTGGGAAGGGGAACTTATATACTCGACGAGTATGAGACGATTGAGACCAATTCCATTGCCCATGACGATGGCTGCGGAGACATCCGGGAGAAAGACTGTTTTCTTTTTCTTTCAGGAATTCAGGGGCTGACAATCAGAGGAACATGCACAAAGGCTGGAGAACCGGCAACTGTTTTGGCAGGACTGCATGAGCAGGATCCCCAGATACTGATGCCGGCTATTTTATGGGCAGAAAGCTGCAGCAGCCTGAAGCTTGAGAACATTGCCGTGACCAGAATTCCGGAAACGGCCAGTGCCGGTGTGGTGAAGCGGGTCTCAAAAGATGAGGTGGAGGTGGAGGTTTTCCCGGATCTGCCCTGTGAGGATGGAATGGTCCCATACTGTATGAACCGTTTTGATACCGGGGGCAATGACCGGGGGAATAGGAAGGAATGCCGTCTGATGGGGGAGAGTCTTACCTATGGATTTGGTTATGACCGTCGGTTTATCAAAACAGGGGAAAGAACCATGTGCCTTCCGGACGCAAAGATCGCGGGAAAGGTAAAGGTTGGGGAGGGATTATCCTGGCATCAGTCAGGGCGCACGGATTTCCAGCTTTTTTTCGGCGGCTGCGACGGTTTGAGCCTGTCCAATATGCGTATTTACAATACAAACGGGTTTGCCATTCTGACGGAGAACTGCCGGAATATAACGGCCAGGCGTCTGGTTATAAAACCGGCCGGCGACCAGTTTTTTACCGGACCCAGGGATGGCTGGAAGATCTACCGCTGCGGCGGAGCGATATTGCTGGACCGGTGTCATGTGGAAGGCGTACGGATGGACGGTCAGAACGTGCACAGTAATTTTCTTATTGTGGAAAGGCGGATTGGCAGGCGAGAACTCATCTGTACCTGCAAATATGCACCTGTTCCGCTGCGTTTGCCTTCTGCCATAGGGATCTATGACGGCATCTCCATGTCTGAGTTCCAGCTTGAAAGCTGGGAGTTTGCCGGCGGTTTTAAGGAGCGCAGCGTACAGCCGGAGGAAAAGACTGCCGGTGCCGCTGTAGCGGGGACGGTCAACCAGATAACAAGATATCGTCTGGTGGTAAAGGAGGATCTGCCTGATTCTGCGGCGGCAGGTTCCCTGGTGCATGCACTGTGCTGGGAACCTGATTCCTATGAGTGCAGGGACAGCGTGTTTAAAAATATTGCCGGTGCGGGCCATCTGCTTCGATGCAGAAATGTAACTATTCGGGGCTGCCGCTATGAAAACCTTATGAATGCCGGGATTTTGATCGGTGCTGAATTCAGCACACACTGCGAAGGCGGGCACGGAGAGAATATAACGATCCAGGATTGCAGCTTTATCAACTGCGGGTTCAAGCCCCGGTATGGCTCTTACGGCATGGGCGGAATTGCTGTGAAATCCCAAGGCTTTTCCGGTCCGTACAACCGCAATATCATCATTTCAGGTTGCAGGTTCGAAGCTTGCCGCCAGGGGATTGAGCTTTGTGATGCGGGTCAGGTTGTTATGTCGGATTTGTGTTTTGTGGATGTGCAGCAGCCACTTAGGATAGAAGGGAAAACGACTGAAAAAGTCGAGGCAGATAATATCCTTGATTCTTCTCAAATCGAGGTAAAATATTTATAG
- a CDS encoding MGH1-like glycoside hydrolase domain-containing protein, with translation MDRDYSFLDSLDRGMYFEKKEYDGVPYLKYDEVKDLLPAPIVTNHQEWVDCYHYAVRILYTNIHQPAEGSGFVSNFVDAAFNNDIFLWDTVFMTLFCNLLHPFVPGICSLDNFYCKQFDDGEIPREMVRDTGKDFLLWVNAFDSPLYSYFHNHYGFRMLKELGTLAYEDMYKPNMGRIIEKKPYLTLDNLNHPLLAFAEWESYCHTKDVKRLRMVLEPLYRYYEALKYHLRHQNGLYVTDWASMDNSTRNKHLGLAVDTSSEMVMFAGNLTDIMDELVKYGYDVPDYEKRREELVRDKAILIEKINRYMWNEHEGFYYDITFGERQTRIKTIAGFFPLVSGVADEKQGKRLIEWLEDKEAFNRPHRIPVLAADEEGYDPRGGYWRGSVWAPTNALVLRGLENHGFHKLARDIAVNHLDVISKVYEQTGTIWENYPADEISSGDSDKNEFVGWSGLGPILCLIQYAVGLSLERKEGEPTVRWEISGNLIKGGMLGCKKYWFAGKTADFEAKDMGGSLDVTIHTEDCFKLNLIYQGAQHSISVQGDMKLTF, from the coding sequence ATGGACAGAGATTACAGTTTTTTAGATTCTCTTGACAGGGGAATGTATTTTGAGAAAAAAGAATATGACGGAGTTCCCTATCTGAAATACGACGAAGTAAAAGACTTACTTCCGGCACCAATTGTAACGAATCATCAGGAGTGGGTGGATTGCTATCATTATGCGGTTCGTATCCTGTATACCAATATTCATCAGCCTGCTGAGGGCAGTGGTTTTGTGAGCAATTTTGTGGATGCGGCTTTTAATAATGATATTTTTTTATGGGACACCGTCTTCATGACACTGTTCTGCAATCTGCTCCACCCTTTTGTGCCGGGAATCTGTTCCCTGGACAATTTTTATTGCAAGCAGTTTGATGACGGAGAGATCCCCAGGGAGATGGTACGGGATACCGGCAAGGATTTTCTGCTGTGGGTCAATGCCTTCGACAGCCCGCTGTACTCTTATTTTCACAACCATTATGGTTTTCGTATGCTCAAAGAACTGGGGACGCTGGCCTATGAGGATATGTATAAACCGAATATGGGGCGTATTATCGAAAAGAAGCCTTATCTGACTCTGGATAATTTAAATCATCCGCTGCTGGCTTTTGCGGAATGGGAGAGCTATTGCCATACCAAAGACGTGAAACGTCTCCGCATGGTGCTGGAACCACTGTACCGTTATTATGAAGCACTGAAATACCATCTCCGCCATCAAAATGGTCTGTACGTGACCGATTGGGCCAGCATGGACAATTCAACGAGGAATAAGCATCTGGGCCTGGCAGTGGATACCAGCTCGGAGATGGTGATGTTTGCCGGCAACCTGACTGACATAATGGATGAGCTGGTAAAATACGGCTATGATGTGCCGGATTATGAGAAACGGCGCGAAGAACTTGTCAGAGACAAAGCCATCCTGATTGAAAAAATCAACCGTTATATGTGGAATGAGCATGAGGGCTTTTATTATGACATTACCTTTGGTGAGCGCCAGACCAGAATCAAGACGATCGCCGGATTTTTTCCCTTGGTGTCAGGTGTTGCCGATGAGAAGCAGGGGAAACGCCTGATTGAATGGCTGGAGGATAAAGAAGCATTTAACCGCCCCCACCGGATTCCGGTGCTGGCTGCCGATGAAGAGGGATATGACCCACGGGGCGGCTATTGGCGAGGTTCCGTATGGGCGCCGACCAACGCCCTGGTGCTCCGCGGCCTGGAGAATCATGGTTTTCATAAACTGGCCAGAGATATTGCCGTCAATCACCTGGATGTTATTTCCAAGGTATATGAGCAGACAGGAACGATCTGGGAAAATTATCCGGCTGATGAGATTTCCAGCGGTGATTCTGACAAAAATGAGTTTGTCGGCTGGTCTGGTCTGGGTCCGATTCTCTGCCTGATCCAGTATGCCGTGGGTCTGTCACTGGAGCGCAAAGAAGGCGAGCCGACGGTCCGCTGGGAGATTTCAGGGAATCTTATTAAGGGCGGTATGCTGGGCTGTAAGAAGTACTGGTTTGCAGGAAAGACGGCGGACTTTGAGGCAAAGGACATGGGAGGGTCTCTTGATGTGACCATTCACACGGAGGACTGCTTTAAACTGAACTTAATTTACCAGGGGGCACAGCATTCCATCTCCGTGCAGGGAGATATGAAGCTGACATTTTAA